The proteins below come from a single Chrysoperla carnea chromosome 1, inChrCarn1.1, whole genome shotgun sequence genomic window:
- the LOC123290837 gene encoding inactive selenide, water dikinase-like protein, which yields MSEKLIYLTKYTKLRGIGLDCAVIPLKRHDLFLIQTTDFFYPIVDDPILMGRITFANVVSDLYSLGVHEIDSVSILISTPEDMPKDEQNVALPGIIEGFKQSATIANVKLLLGAVNENPWMIIGGIASSICARNEFIMPDAAQIGDVLVLTKALGTQVAALVLQHLSNDNEQAKKLLHNFSQENLDQAVQQSHKSMARLNLSASRLMHKYCAHGCTDVTGFGILGHAQNLLDCQKENVNFVIEKLPIIQHLTKAAQILNHSRLLCGTSAETSGGLLIVLPESCAKEYCDEIKLLDNETAWIIGKVVCGSKQAQIVENVEIIEYLSK from the exons ATgtctgaaaaattaatatatttaacaaaatatacaaaattgcgAG gaatAGGCTTAGATTGTGCTGTAATTCCGTTAAAACGCCATGATTTATTTCTAATTCAAACTACTGATTTCTTCTATCCAATCGTGGATGATCCTATTTTGATGGGTCGTATTACTTTCGCAAATGTTGTCAGTGATTTGTATTCATTGGGTGTTCATGAAATCGATTcagtttctattttaatttctacACCAGAAGATATGCCAAAAGATGAGCAAAATGTGGCGTTACCGGGAATTATTGAAGGATTCAAACAAAGTGCAACAATTGCTAATGTCAAATTGCTTCTTGGAGCGGTTAATGAAAATCCATGGATGATTATAGGAGGAATTGCTTCGTCAATTTGTGcgagaaatgaatttattat GCCCGATGCTGCACAGATTGGGGATGTTTTAGTATTAACTAAAGCTTTGGGAACGCAAGTAGCAGCTCTTGTACTACAGCATTTGTCAAATGACAATGAGCAAGCCAAAAAATTGCTCCATAATTTTTCTCAAGAAAATTTAGATCAAGCAGTTCAACAAAGTCACAAATCCATGGCCCGTTTAAATTTATCAGCCTCTCGCTTAATGCACAAGTATTGCGCACACGGATGTACAGATGTAACTGGATTTGGAATTTTaggccacgcacaaaatttattagactgccaaaaagaaaatgttaattttgttattgaaaaattaccaataattcAACATCTTACCAAGGCAgcacaaattttaaatcattcacGTTTATTATGTGGAACATCAGCCGAAACTTCAGGTGGATTGTTAATTGTATTACCAGAATCATGCGCCAAAGAATATTgtgatgaaattaaattattagataATGAAACTGCATGGATTATTGGAAAAGTTGTATGTGGATCAAAACAAGCACAAATTgttgaaaatgttgaaattattgaatatttgtcTAAATAA